In one window of Frigoriglobus tundricola DNA:
- a CDS encoding POTRA domain-containing protein — protein sequence MPAKPTPPPEKTVEALLNELEQVQAQKAELEKKEQELKTTVRKKLEQQAERLNKLGVTPAPAKPAQPDRVGRIIIEGNTQTPDKKILDALTFQPGQALQYPRLEDARVKLQKVGFRSVSVEVVPNDLDDTVFKDIRVRVEE from the coding sequence GTGCCCGCGAAACCGACCCCGCCGCCGGAGAAGACCGTCGAAGCACTCCTGAACGAACTGGAGCAAGTCCAGGCGCAAAAGGCCGAACTGGAGAAGAAGGAACAGGAGCTGAAGACAACGGTCCGCAAGAAGCTGGAACAGCAGGCCGAGCGGCTCAACAAGCTGGGCGTCACGCCCGCGCCTGCAAAACCCGCGCAGCCGGACCGGGTCGGCCGGATCATCATCGAAGGGAACACCCAAACGCCAGACAAGAAGATTCTCGACGCACTGACTTTCCAGCCCGGTCAGGCCTTGCAATACCCTCGACTGGAGGACGCGCGCGTGAAACTCCAGAAGGTCGGATTCCGATCCGTCAGCGTTGAAGTCGTCCCCAACGACCTGGACGACACCGTCTTCAAGGACATCCGAGTTCGCGTCGAAGAATAA
- a CDS encoding glycosyltransferase family 39 protein: protein MSAAVPVRSWRPPAALLSLVWIAYVPVWQNGFVDFDDEVFITGNAYVCDGLTADGVRWAVLNSQSPYRAPATWLTLQLDTEVSGVVAPGTAGPRPEVVHAQNLIWHSVNVLLLFGLCRRLPGGTVGRAFLVAALFAVHPMHVESVAWGIERKDVLMCAFGLLCVRAYLRYAETGRWPFYAAALIALALSLAAKPMLLTMPFVLLLLDFWPLGRAPFGAAPAGGPARPPWTRLVLEKLPFLLLVVVVARETAATRTSAGLGALPFTESVMNALSGYGWYVYTTLWPSALAAVYPHPREDWSWEAALTGAGVLISVTALVLRNVRRRPWLAAGWFWFVGTLFPVIGFAQGGPQAWADRFSYWPHIGFFVALVWAATEAGTRFRVPAPAARAVWAIVLAGCVVCTAIQVGYWRDSVTLWERAVAVTGENLYARDRLALSYRHAGRTAEANAQQLEALKISRARIARRTHLPGGQPAR, encoded by the coding sequence ATGAGTGCCGCGGTTCCGGTCCGGTCGTGGCGGCCGCCCGCCGCGCTGCTGTCGCTGGTTTGGATCGCATACGTGCCCGTCTGGCAAAACGGCTTCGTCGATTTCGACGACGAAGTGTTCATCACCGGCAACGCGTACGTCTGCGACGGGTTAACGGCCGACGGCGTCCGGTGGGCCGTCCTCAACTCTCAATCCCCGTACCGGGCGCCGGCCACCTGGCTGACGCTTCAACTCGACACCGAAGTGTCGGGGGTCGTGGCCCCGGGGACCGCGGGACCGCGGCCCGAAGTCGTCCACGCACAGAACCTGATCTGGCACTCCGTCAACGTGCTCCTCTTGTTCGGCCTGTGTCGGCGGTTGCCGGGAGGAACGGTCGGGCGCGCGTTCCTGGTCGCCGCCCTGTTTGCCGTCCACCCCATGCACGTCGAATCGGTCGCATGGGGCATCGAGCGCAAGGACGTCCTGATGTGTGCGTTCGGGCTGCTCTGCGTGAGGGCGTACCTGCGCTACGCCGAGACCGGCCGGTGGCCCTTCTACGCGGCGGCGCTCATCGCGCTGGCGCTCAGCCTGGCCGCCAAGCCGATGCTCCTGACGATGCCGTTCGTCCTGTTGCTCCTCGATTTCTGGCCCCTGGGCCGCGCGCCGTTCGGGGCCGCGCCCGCGGGCGGTCCGGCGCGCCCGCCCTGGACGCGGCTCGTACTGGAGAAACTGCCGTTCCTTCTGCTCGTGGTGGTGGTCGCCCGGGAGACCGCGGCGACGCGCACGAGTGCCGGGCTGGGGGCGCTCCCGTTCACCGAGAGCGTCATGAACGCGCTGTCGGGTTACGGGTGGTACGTCTACACGACCCTCTGGCCGTCGGCTCTCGCCGCGGTCTACCCCCACCCGCGCGAGGACTGGTCGTGGGAGGCGGCCCTCACGGGCGCGGGCGTCCTCATCTCGGTCACGGCGCTGGTACTCCGGAACGTGCGGCGGCGCCCGTGGCTGGCCGCGGGCTGGTTCTGGTTCGTGGGGACGCTGTTCCCGGTCATCGGGTTCGCGCAGGGCGGCCCACAAGCCTGGGCCGATCGCTTCAGCTACTGGCCGCACATCGGTTTTTTCGTCGCGCTCGTTTGGGCCGCCACGGAAGCCGGGACGCGGTTCCGCGTCCCGGCACCGGCTGCGCGAGCGGTCTGGGCGATCGTTCTCGCCGGCTGTGTGGTCTGTACGGCGATCCAGGTCGGGTACTGGCGCGACAGCGTGACGCTCTGGGAGCGGGCCGTGGCCGTGACGGGGGAGAACCTCTACGCCCGCGATCGCCTCGCGCTCAGTTACCGCCACGCGGGCCGGACGGCGGAGGCGAACGCCCAACAGCTTGAGGCGCTGAAGATCAGCCGCGCCCGCATTGCACGCCGCACTCACCTCCCCGGGGGCCAGCCGGCCAGGTGA
- a CDS encoding sulfotransferase family protein, protein MKKFFVVGCPRSGTTMVQQALNRHSQIAIPPETKFFFSFLGHSHPAQKRHVERLNADLGVRLTLPAGGVRTDPEARAFYDQMAGQYVEKLGKPGASQFGEKTPEHTGHLGRIRALFPDAKIVVLYRDGRDVALSLAKTPWAPKNVYANFVIWLYYQSIVLRIRTRPDPNIHFVRYEDVVADPDVAFHDVLSFLGLPYEDRVAEGCGNRDGIPAREYLWKANALQKITPERVGTFRRELSTDEIAILERLGRQTLTEFGYPLETDGTRSLSPGFALKLTAALTRFLARVPWYSAARELLARLQTEIHGPVARPGALIVGH, encoded by the coding sequence ATGAAGAAGTTCTTTGTTGTCGGCTGCCCGCGGTCGGGAACGACGATGGTGCAACAGGCCCTGAACCGGCACTCTCAAATTGCGATTCCGCCCGAAACCAAGTTCTTCTTCTCCTTCCTCGGCCACTCTCACCCGGCCCAGAAGCGGCACGTCGAGCGGCTCAACGCCGACCTCGGTGTCCGGCTCACGTTGCCCGCGGGCGGCGTCCGAACGGACCCCGAGGCCCGCGCGTTTTATGATCAGATGGCGGGCCAATACGTTGAAAAACTGGGCAAACCGGGCGCCTCCCAGTTCGGCGAAAAGACCCCCGAACACACCGGGCACCTCGGCCGCATCCGCGCCCTGTTTCCCGACGCCAAAATCGTCGTGCTCTACCGCGACGGGCGCGACGTCGCACTGAGCCTCGCCAAAACGCCCTGGGCGCCCAAAAACGTATACGCCAATTTCGTGATATGGCTCTATTATCAGAGTATTGTGTTACGTATCCGCACCCGGCCCGACCCCAATATCCATTTCGTCCGCTACGAGGATGTGGTCGCCGATCCGGACGTCGCGTTTCATGATGTTCTCTCCTTCCTCGGCCTGCCGTATGAGGACCGCGTCGCCGAGGGGTGCGGGAACCGGGACGGCATACCGGCGCGCGAGTACCTGTGGAAGGCGAACGCCTTACAGAAGATCACCCCCGAGCGCGTGGGCACCTTCCGGCGCGAGTTGTCGACCGACGAGATCGCCATTTTGGAGCGCCTGGGCCGCCAGACGCTGACCGAATTCGGCTACCCGCTCGAAACCGACGGAACGCGGTCACTGTCGCCCGGCTTCGCCCTGAAACTCACCGCGGCCCTCACCCGGTTCCTCGCGCGGGTGCCGTGGTACTCAGCGGCGCGGGAGCTACTGGCGCGTTTGCAAACGGAAATCCACGGACCGGTCGCCCGGCCGGGGGCACTGATCGTCGGTCATTAA
- the tnpC gene encoding IS66 family transposase translates to MAEPACPGCRDLLQRVAELEAQVAELTRRLDEAVRAGKRQAAPFRKGPPKPDPKTPGRKSGDAHGKHGRRPPPPHDQVAECHEAHLPDSCPHCRGRLVETGTAEQFQTEIPRTPLLRKFRVHIGHCESCGKRTQGRHPLQTSDALGAAASQIGPDAQAAAAVLHTQMGLSHGKVASVFRTLFGITLTRGASAQIDLRTASRLEPDYQLILDEVRSSEQIAADETGWRIGGHPAWLHAWVGDRATAYGIDSQRSAAVLERVIGADWSGILSHDGFASYDRFEAAIHQQCLAHVLRRARELLERATRGAVRFPRQVIALLTEAIHWRNGYVPGTWTDDQLDAHRGQFDDRLLELVTRPRAVPEYATLARHLWNHFEQWFAFVFDPRIEPTNWKAEQAIRPAVVNRKVWGGNRTVTGARAQGVLMSVFETCRRQTLSVVDHVSRTLRWFGNRLLPRPLLLG, encoded by the coding sequence ATGGCCGAACCCGCGTGTCCTGGCTGTCGGGATCTCCTCCAGCGTGTCGCCGAACTCGAAGCCCAGGTCGCCGAGTTGACCCGGCGGCTCGACGAGGCAGTGCGCGCCGGCAAGCGACAGGCCGCCCCGTTCCGCAAGGGTCCGCCCAAGCCCGACCCGAAGACACCCGGTCGCAAGTCGGGCGACGCCCACGGCAAGCACGGGCGCCGCCCGCCCCCGCCTCACGATCAGGTTGCGGAGTGCCACGAGGCGCACCTCCCCGACTCCTGTCCGCACTGCCGGGGCCGGCTGGTCGAGACCGGCACGGCGGAGCAGTTCCAGACCGAGATCCCACGCACCCCGCTGCTCCGCAAGTTCCGCGTCCACATCGGTCACTGCGAGTCGTGCGGGAAGCGGACCCAGGGCCGGCATCCGCTCCAGACGTCCGACGCCCTTGGCGCGGCTGCCAGCCAGATCGGCCCTGACGCCCAGGCCGCGGCCGCGGTCCTGCACACCCAGATGGGCCTGTCGCACGGCAAGGTCGCGTCGGTGTTCCGGACCCTGTTCGGCATCACCCTGACCCGCGGGGCCAGCGCCCAGATCGACCTCCGCACAGCGTCGCGACTGGAACCCGACTACCAACTGATCCTCGACGAGGTGCGGTCGTCCGAGCAGATCGCGGCCGACGAGACGGGGTGGCGGATCGGAGGGCATCCCGCCTGGCTCCATGCGTGGGTCGGTGACCGGGCCACCGCCTACGGTATCGACTCCCAACGCAGTGCCGCCGTCCTGGAGCGGGTGATCGGGGCGGACTGGTCCGGCATCCTGAGCCACGACGGGTTCGCCTCGTACGACCGGTTCGAGGCGGCGATCCACCAGCAGTGCCTGGCCCACGTGCTCCGCCGCGCGCGGGAGTTGCTGGAGCGCGCCACCCGCGGGGCCGTGCGGTTCCCACGGCAGGTGATTGCGCTGCTCACCGAGGCGATCCACTGGCGGAACGGGTATGTGCCGGGGACGTGGACCGACGACCAACTCGACGCGCACCGGGGGCAGTTCGACGACCGCCTGCTGGAGTTGGTGACGCGACCGCGGGCGGTGCCGGAGTACGCGACCCTGGCGAGGCACCTGTGGAACCACTTCGAGCAGTGGTTCGCGTTCGTGTTCGACCCGCGGATCGAGCCGACGAACTGGAAGGCCGAGCAGGCGATCCGCCCGGCGGTGGTAAATCGGAAGGTGTGGGGCGGCAACCGGACCGTCACGGGCGCGCGAGCGCAGGGCGTGTTGATGTCCGTGTTCGAGACGTGCCGCCGCCAGACGCTCTCGGTCGTGGATCACGTCAGCCGGACGTTGCGCTGGTTCGGTAACCGGCTCCTGCCGCGCCCGCTGCTGTTAGGGTGA
- a CDS encoding dual specificity protein phosphatase family protein, whose product MYRITECLSVGPFASAERAANLLTAGVTHVLNVSDRPSHLSAAHGFVEIADVAMSDSQRLPSFTTVRTLDTLHRMASAPGAHVYVHCMMGQLRSPTIIWLYLIALGVPAKDARDWIESRAPDAVAGHHRMVDESHVLLAQKHGLAHFFPHPRDNLIIPYPPTESEEE is encoded by the coding sequence ATGTACCGCATCACGGAGTGCCTGTCGGTCGGGCCGTTCGCGTCGGCGGAACGAGCCGCGAACCTGCTCACGGCCGGCGTCACGCACGTGCTGAACGTGTCCGACCGGCCGAGTCACCTTTCGGCCGCTCACGGCTTCGTCGAAATCGCCGACGTAGCGATGTCCGACAGCCAACGGCTCCCGTCGTTCACAACGGTCCGGACTCTTGACACGCTGCACCGGATGGCGTCCGCGCCGGGGGCGCACGTCTACGTTCACTGCATGATGGGGCAATTGCGTTCGCCGACGATCATCTGGCTGTACCTGATCGCGCTCGGCGTCCCCGCCAAAGACGCACGCGACTGGATCGAGAGCCGGGCTCCGGACGCGGTCGCCGGGCACCACCGCATGGTGGACGAATCGCACGTGCTGCTCGCTCAAAAACACGGGCTCGCGCACTTCTTTCCGCACCCGCGCGACAACCTCATCATTCCGTATCCGCCGACCGAGAGTGAAGAGGAATGA
- a CDS encoding bestrophin family protein, producing MIDYDRTAWWRVVFSFGGTVLPRVLGRVGCLTLWSLGLCLLDDSVLRLYGCELPSLDQLGHVVLGTALSLLIVFRTNSAYQRFWEARSHWGGIVNASRNLARLAAAGAPPADDVGRLLTAFALCLKQTLRGSKDFAELRHLVAGRVYERLGTAADPPGVLARALSDWVGRALAAGRLNPQQATQMDALVCALVDQQGGCEKIRRTPLPFVYATLIKQVVLLYLVSLPFVLVAKMGYAAPLVVAAVSFGLFGIEDAGVEIENPFEAEPNSLPLDAICETITRNVSEAAGDK from the coding sequence GTGATCGACTACGACCGGACCGCCTGGTGGCGGGTGGTGTTCTCGTTCGGCGGGACGGTGCTCCCCCGCGTGCTCGGCCGGGTCGGGTGTCTCACCTTGTGGAGCCTGGGGCTGTGCCTGCTGGACGATTCCGTGCTGCGGCTGTACGGGTGCGAGTTGCCGTCCCTGGACCAGCTCGGGCACGTGGTCCTCGGCACCGCGCTGAGTCTGTTGATCGTGTTCCGGACGAACAGCGCGTACCAGCGCTTTTGGGAGGCCCGGTCGCACTGGGGCGGGATCGTGAACGCGTCCCGCAACCTGGCCCGCTTGGCGGCCGCCGGCGCCCCGCCCGCGGACGACGTCGGCCGCCTCCTGACCGCGTTCGCCCTGTGCCTGAAGCAGACGCTCCGCGGGTCGAAGGACTTCGCCGAACTCCGGCACCTGGTCGCCGGGCGGGTGTACGAGCGGCTCGGGACGGCGGCGGACCCGCCCGGGGTGCTGGCCCGCGCGCTGAGCGACTGGGTCGGGCGCGCCCTGGCCGCGGGCCGGCTGAACCCCCAGCAGGCGACCCAGATGGACGCGCTGGTCTGCGCCCTGGTGGACCAACAGGGCGGGTGCGAGAAGATCCGCCGGACCCCGCTCCCGTTCGTGTACGCGACGCTCATCAAGCAGGTGGTGCTGCTGTACCTGGTGTCGCTCCCGTTCGTGCTGGTGGCGAAGATGGGGTATGCGGCCCCGCTCGTGGTGGCGGCGGTGTCGTTCGGCCTGTTCGGGATCGAGGACGCCGGGGTCGAGATCGAGAACCCGTTTGAAGCCGAGCCGAACTCGCTGCCCCTGGACGCCATCTGCGAGACGATCACCCGCAACGTTAGCGAGGCGGCGGGCGACAAGTGA
- a CDS encoding protein phosphatase 2C domain-containing protein, whose product MIRTYSFTEAGGHAFNEDAFVLRPLADDANGWLVVLADGQGGRAGGARAAQLACQIAAAHAGSWAERLGAADAAVAADAGAGFTTLVGLHVSADRVVGASCGDSAALAAWGRGLQRMLTANQFKNPPVGSGAAAVVPFELALVPPWRVLVMSDGVWKYAGWEHVCDLAARRSGVELLADLRAAARLRTSGTFPDDFTVVLLESE is encoded by the coding sequence ATGATCCGCACCTATTCTTTCACCGAAGCCGGCGGTCACGCCTTCAACGAAGACGCGTTCGTGCTGCGTCCGCTGGCCGATGACGCAAACGGCTGGCTCGTGGTACTGGCCGACGGCCAGGGCGGCCGCGCCGGCGGCGCGCGAGCGGCCCAACTCGCCTGTCAGATCGCCGCGGCGCACGCCGGTTCGTGGGCGGAGCGGCTCGGCGCGGCGGACGCGGCCGTCGCGGCGGACGCCGGGGCCGGGTTCACGACGCTCGTGGGGCTGCACGTGTCGGCCGACCGCGTGGTCGGCGCCTCGTGCGGTGACAGCGCGGCGCTCGCGGCGTGGGGCCGCGGGCTGCAGCGGATGCTGACCGCAAACCAGTTCAAGAACCCGCCGGTCGGTTCCGGCGCGGCGGCGGTCGTCCCGTTCGAGTTGGCACTGGTCCCGCCGTGGCGGGTGCTGGTGATGAGCGACGGCGTGTGGAAGTACGCCGGGTGGGAGCACGTCTGCGACCTGGCCGCGCGCCGATCCGGCGTGGAACTCCTCGCCGACCTCCGGGCCGCGGCCCGGCTCCGCACCTCCGGCACGTTCCCGGACGACTTCACCGTTGTGCTACTGGAAAGCGAGTAG
- a CDS encoding aminotransferase class IV produces the protein MTGPLAHLNGRFLPFAEAALPLHDAGFVSGATVVDNARTFGHKLFRWADHLARFRRDCAACYVPLNATDEHLTVTAEELVSYNAKWLPPGGELQLVTFATPGPLGLYSGGAANGPPTLGMVTYPLPFARYRPFFTEGVTLVLVGTHSSDSTVLPPTVKHRSRMHWHIADHTARARSGTPSALGITAGPDGTLTETSVAHFLAVIHGTVTTPPRHTVLDGISLRVTEELCHAVGVPFAEAPILPDRSLAGREAMLTGTGFCLAGVRELVLPNSERIRFDWPGPVYRALLAAWSDRVGVDVAKQFTEAGT, from the coding sequence ATGACCGGACCGCTCGCGCACCTCAACGGCCGCTTCCTGCCGTTCGCGGAAGCGGCGCTGCCGCTCCACGATGCCGGGTTCGTCTCGGGAGCGACCGTCGTTGATAACGCCCGTACCTTCGGGCACAAATTGTTCCGCTGGGCCGATCACCTCGCCCGCTTCCGGCGCGACTGCGCCGCGTGTTATGTCCCACTTAACGCCACCGATGAACACCTCACCGTGACCGCGGAGGAACTGGTCTCGTACAACGCGAAGTGGCTCCCGCCCGGCGGCGAGTTGCAACTCGTCACGTTCGCCACGCCGGGTCCGCTCGGTCTCTATTCGGGCGGCGCGGCGAACGGACCGCCGACACTCGGCATGGTGACGTACCCGCTCCCGTTCGCCCGCTACCGCCCGTTCTTCACCGAGGGCGTGACGCTGGTCCTCGTCGGTACGCACTCGTCCGACTCGACCGTTCTCCCGCCGACGGTGAAGCACCGGAGCCGGATGCACTGGCACATCGCGGACCACACCGCCCGCGCTCGGTCCGGAACGCCGTCCGCACTCGGGATCACCGCCGGCCCGGACGGCACACTCACCGAGACGAGCGTGGCCCATTTCCTTGCGGTGATCCACGGCACCGTGACGACCCCGCCGCGCCACACGGTTCTCGACGGGATCAGCCTTCGTGTGACGGAAGAGCTGTGCCACGCGGTCGGCGTTCCGTTCGCTGAGGCTCCGATACTTCCGGACCGTTCGCTTGCGGGGCGGGAAGCGATGCTCACGGGTACGGGCTTCTGTCTGGCGGGGGTGCGGGAGCTGGTGCTGCCGAATTCGGAGCGCATTCGGTTCGACTGGCCCGGTCCGGTGTATCGCGCGCTGCTCGCCGCGTGGAGCGATCGGGTCGGTGTGGACGTCGCAAAACAGTTCACAGAAGCCGGTACGTGA
- a CDS encoding 3-deoxy-D-manno-octulosonic acid transferase — MLLDLVYLLVLLLLSPWLVWRALTTGRYRRGLGEKFFGPARAGAPCHQPVVWFHAVSVGEVNLLGTLVPVFQTRHPDWRIVVSATTDTGLAEARKKFPGHDVIAWPLDFSWAVSRAFDVVKPALVVLTESELWPNFLAAARGRNVPVVVVNARMSPRSFRRLARIAGVARRFLFRHVTRFAVQEEEYADRFRQLGIPAERIITTGSIKYDGAASRDEQKTQALGATIGLGEPTPPTPLPEGKGEEEPTPNPSLKGGEPDLRNSYASGRSEEAPHAFPPLPSGRGAGGVGRCVLLAGSTHAPEESIVLDIYARLRVRFPHLRLILVPRHPDRFEEVSRLVEASGLPFARRSRIATPLSEMPAVVVLDTVGELGAAWGLADVGFTGGSLDGVRGGQSMIEPAGYGVPCVFGPHVWNFKDAARRLVEVGGAFVVKDAAELERELARLVADPDLRARTGTAARELVRRQQGATRRTLDVLDAVISSPALTRAVRTG, encoded by the coding sequence ATGCTCCTCGATCTCGTTTACCTGCTCGTGCTGTTGCTCCTCTCGCCGTGGCTGGTGTGGCGGGCGCTGACCACCGGGCGCTACCGGCGCGGCCTGGGTGAGAAGTTCTTCGGCCCCGCGCGTGCCGGTGCCCCATGCCATCAGCCGGTGGTGTGGTTCCACGCGGTCAGCGTCGGCGAGGTGAACCTGCTCGGCACACTCGTGCCCGTCTTTCAAACGCGACACCCCGACTGGCGCATCGTCGTCTCGGCCACCACCGACACCGGGCTCGCGGAAGCCCGTAAGAAGTTCCCCGGCCACGACGTGATCGCATGGCCCCTCGATTTTTCGTGGGCGGTTTCCCGCGCGTTCGACGTGGTGAAACCGGCGCTCGTGGTGCTGACCGAAAGCGAGTTGTGGCCGAACTTCCTCGCGGCGGCGCGCGGGCGGAACGTGCCGGTCGTGGTGGTGAACGCGCGGATGAGCCCGCGGAGCTTCCGGCGACTGGCTCGGATCGCGGGTGTGGCCCGACGGTTCCTGTTCCGACACGTCACGCGGTTCGCGGTGCAAGAGGAGGAATACGCCGACCGCTTCCGACAACTCGGCATCCCGGCGGAGCGGATTATCACCACGGGCTCGATCAAGTACGATGGTGCCGCTTCCCGAGACGAGCAGAAGACACAAGCCCTCGGTGCGACGATCGGGCTGGGAGAACCGACCCCCCCAACCCCCCTCCCTGAAGGGAAGGGGGAGGAAGAACCCACCCCCAACCCCTCCCTGAAGGGAGGAGAGCCAGACCTCCGGAACTCTTACGCCTCTGGAAGGTCGGAGGAGGCTCCGCACGCGTTCCCCCCACTCCCTTCAGGGAGGGGGGCTGGGGGGGTGGGTCGGTGCGTCCTCCTTGCCGGCAGCACCCACGCGCCGGAGGAGTCGATCGTTCTCGACATCTACGCGCGGTTGCGCGTTCGCTTTCCGCACCTGCGCCTGATACTGGTCCCGCGCCACCCCGACCGATTTGAAGAGGTGTCGCGGTTGGTGGAGGCGTCGGGCCTGCCGTTCGCCCGGCGGTCGCGGATCGCGACGCCACTTTCGGAAATGCCCGCGGTGGTGGTGCTCGACACGGTGGGCGAACTCGGTGCCGCGTGGGGGCTGGCGGACGTCGGGTTCACCGGCGGGAGTCTCGACGGCGTGCGGGGCGGGCAGAGCATGATCGAGCCGGCCGGGTACGGCGTGCCGTGCGTGTTCGGTCCGCACGTGTGGAACTTCAAGGACGCCGCCCGGCGCCTCGTGGAAGTCGGTGGGGCGTTCGTGGTGAAGGACGCCGCCGAACTGGAGCGCGAACTCGCGCGGCTCGTCGCCGACCCCGATCTCCGCGCCCGGACGGGCACCGCGGCCCGTGAACTCGTGCGCCGACAGCAGGGCGCGACGCGCCGAACGCTCGACGTTCTCGACGCGGTAATCTCTTCTCCGGCGCTCACCCGAGCGGTGCGAACCGGGTAG